From a region of the Chitinophaga caseinilytica genome:
- a CDS encoding FAD-binding dehydrogenase translates to MQHSGVIIIGAGLSGLVAAAELAEAGIRVLLLDQESERHLGGQAFWSLGGLFMVDTPMQRRMGIRDSLGLAMQDWMGTAAFDRPEDHWPRKWAEAYVNFAATEKYEWLKARGLKFFPVVGWAERGGYGAVGHGNSVPRFHVTWGTGPGVVEPFANRVLEAEKKGLVEIRFRHRVEELIVENGVARGVRGVELGPSVAARGEKSPDDVLGDFHFSADHIIITSGGIGANHELVRKNWPARLGPAPKHMVSGVPEHVDGRMLGVAEKAGANLINPDRMWHYTEGIANWSPIWKNHGIRILPGPSSIWLDAAGNRLPVPLFPGFDTLGTLEHLGHTGHDHSWFILNQKIIKKEFALSGSEQNPDLTGKDWKLVVKRAFGKKATAPVEAFKEHGADFVVADTLHELVAGMNRLSPDLPLDFASIEKILTARDNELQNGFCKDAQIMAIRNARRYLGDRLIRTAPLHKILDPAAGPLIAVKLHILTRKTLGGLETDLNANVLRAGGERIGGLYAAGEAAGFGGGGMHGYRALEGTFLGGCIFSGRTAARAIIAAK, encoded by the coding sequence ATGCAACATTCAGGCGTAATCATCATCGGCGCGGGGCTTTCGGGGCTCGTGGCCGCGGCAGAACTGGCGGAAGCCGGGATCCGGGTTTTGCTGCTCGACCAGGAAAGCGAACGGCATCTGGGCGGACAGGCGTTTTGGTCGCTCGGCGGATTGTTTATGGTGGATACGCCCATGCAGCGGCGGATGGGCATCCGCGACAGCCTCGGCCTGGCAATGCAGGACTGGATGGGCACCGCGGCGTTCGACCGGCCGGAAGACCATTGGCCGCGCAAATGGGCGGAGGCGTACGTGAATTTCGCCGCTACGGAAAAATACGAGTGGTTGAAGGCGCGTGGATTGAAATTTTTCCCGGTGGTGGGATGGGCGGAGCGGGGAGGGTACGGGGCGGTGGGGCACGGCAATTCCGTTCCTCGGTTCCATGTGACCTGGGGCACTGGGCCCGGTGTAGTGGAGCCTTTCGCCAATCGAGTGCTGGAAGCGGAAAAGAAAGGTTTGGTGGAAATCAGGTTCCGGCACCGGGTAGAAGAGTTGATCGTCGAGAATGGTGTGGCCAGGGGTGTGAGGGGCGTGGAACTGGGACCGTCTGTAGCGGCGCGGGGCGAGAAAAGCCCGGACGACGTTTTGGGGGATTTCCATTTTTCGGCAGACCATATCATCATCACATCTGGCGGCATCGGCGCCAATCACGAGCTGGTGCGCAAGAACTGGCCCGCCCGCCTGGGGCCTGCCCCGAAGCACATGGTTTCCGGTGTGCCGGAGCATGTAGACGGGCGAATGCTGGGCGTGGCGGAGAAAGCGGGCGCCAACCTCATCAATCCCGACCGGATGTGGCATTACACGGAAGGCATCGCCAACTGGTCGCCCATCTGGAAAAATCACGGCATCCGCATATTGCCCGGCCCCTCGTCCATCTGGCTCGACGCCGCCGGCAACCGGCTCCCCGTGCCGCTGTTCCCCGGGTTCGATACGCTGGGAACGCTGGAACATCTCGGGCATACGGGGCATGATCATTCCTGGTTCATCCTCAATCAGAAAATCATCAAAAAGGAATTCGCGTTATCCGGCTCCGAGCAAAATCCCGATCTTACGGGGAAAGACTGGAAACTGGTCGTGAAGCGCGCTTTCGGGAAAAAGGCCACCGCGCCCGTGGAAGCGTTCAAGGAACATGGCGCCGATTTCGTAGTGGCGGATACGTTACACGAACTGGTGGCCGGCATGAACCGCCTGTCGCCCGATCTGCCGCTGGATTTCGCTTCCATCGAAAAAATCCTCACCGCCCGTGATAACGAACTGCAAAACGGGTTCTGCAAAGACGCGCAGATCATGGCCATCCGCAACGCCCGCCGCTACCTCGGCGACCGCCTCATCCGCACGGCCCCTTTGCATAAAATCCTCGATCCCGCCGCCGGGCCCCTCATCGCCGTGAAACTCCATATCCTCACGCGCAAAACCCTCGGCGGCCTGGAAACCGATCTCAACGCCAACGTGCTTCGCGCAGGCGGTGAGCGCATCGGCGGCCTCTACGCGGCCGGTGAAGCCGCGGGCTTCGGTGGCGGCGGAATGCACGGGTACCGCGCGCTGGAAGGGACTTTCCTCGGCGGTTGCATCTTTTCCGGAAGAACGGCCGCCCGCGCTATTATCGCCGCAAAATAA
- a CDS encoding DUF4242 domain-containing protein codes for MPKYVIERDLPGAGKLTPEQLKAVSQTSCGVLSELGPSIQWVHSYVTGDKIFCIYISPNEALIREHAQKGGFPATAIHEISAIIDPATAE; via the coding sequence ATGCCTAAATATGTCATTGAACGAGATTTACCGGGCGCCGGCAAACTGACCCCGGAGCAATTGAAGGCTGTTTCACAGACTTCCTGCGGCGTATTGTCCGAGCTTGGGCCCTCCATCCAGTGGGTGCATAGTTACGTTACGGGCGACAAAATCTTCTGCATTTACATTTCGCCCAACGAAGCACTGATCCGCGAGCATGCCCAAAAAGGCGGCTTCCCCGCCACAGCTATCCACGAGATCAGTGCGATCATCGATCCGGCAACGGCCGAATAA